The following coding sequences lie in one Mycobacterium sp. DL440 genomic window:
- a CDS encoding universal stress protein has product MTQVNLVVGYLATPGGADALALAVRFARTLDAEVNICIVLPPDNAPPGTVPKGGYEEVLAEQAQGWLDDALASVPDDVVAHTYLSFDESFADGLIQEALRLRAAAIVVGGAGGGLVGSYSLGSVVNELLHSSPVPVAVAPRGTRDSKVERVHEITCAIGQRQGSDLLLATAVRASRAADIPLRLASLVALDPTFGSLRGDSEAVRAHALAHAERTLEVARNELPAEFPVTSTIVTGPSVEAAVEQLGWDDGDIIMVGSSRLSAPRRIFLGSTAAKMLRVLDVPMVVVPRDELKDGEDHS; this is encoded by the coding sequence ATGACGCAGGTAAACCTGGTCGTTGGATATCTGGCCACTCCCGGTGGCGCCGATGCGCTGGCGTTGGCAGTCCGGTTCGCCCGGACGCTGGATGCCGAGGTGAACATCTGCATTGTGCTGCCACCCGACAACGCACCTCCCGGCACCGTTCCCAAGGGCGGCTACGAGGAAGTGCTGGCCGAGCAGGCGCAGGGTTGGCTGGACGACGCGCTGGCCTCGGTGCCCGACGACGTTGTGGCGCACACGTATCTGAGCTTCGACGAGTCGTTCGCCGACGGTCTGATCCAGGAAGCGCTGCGGCTGCGGGCGGCCGCCATCGTGGTCGGCGGCGCGGGTGGGGGACTGGTCGGCAGCTACTCACTGGGATCGGTGGTCAACGAGCTGTTGCACTCCTCACCGGTACCGGTCGCGGTGGCGCCGCGCGGAACCCGCGATTCGAAAGTCGAGCGGGTACACGAAATCACCTGCGCCATCGGCCAACGCCAGGGTTCGGATCTGTTGCTCGCCACCGCGGTACGGGCCAGTCGGGCCGCGGACATACCGCTGCGTCTGGCGTCGCTGGTCGCCCTCGATCCGACGTTCGGCTCGTTGCGGGGAGACAGCGAGGCAGTGCGGGCCCATGCGCTCGCCCATGCCGAGCGGACGCTGGAAGTCGCCAGAAATGAACTGCCGGCTGAGTTTCCGGTGACCTCCACCATCGTGACCGGCCCGAGCGTCGAAGCCGCCGTCGAACAGTTGGGTTGGGACGACGGCGACATCATCATGGTCGGATCCAGCCGGCTCAGTGCGCCGCGGCGGATCTTCCTCGGTTCCACGGCGGCCAAGATGTTGCGGGTGTTGGACGTGCCGATGGTGGTTGTGCCCCGGGATGAACTGAAAGACGGCGAGGACCACTCATGA
- a CDS encoding SDR family oxidoreductase — protein sequence MRYVVTGGTGFIGHRVITRILSLEPGAEVWVLVRRESLTRFERLAQNWDERVKPLVGDLTAADLGLSDTDVAELGDVSHVVHCAAVYDMTIGESEQRAANVEGTRAVIDLARRLDATLHHVSSIAVAGNHRGVFTENDFDVAQDLPTPYHQTKFEAELLVRSTPGLRYRVYRPAVVVGDSATGEMDKVDGPYYFFGVLARLAALPRFTPMMLPDTGRTNVVPVDYVVEAVVHLLHIDDKDGETFHLTAPKTIGLRDIYRGVAGEAGLPPLRGSLPRATAAPVLQARGRVKAVRNIVATQLGIPGEVLDVVELRPTFTADNTTAALRGTGISVPEFSSYAPKLWRYWAQHLDPDRARRDDPAGPLVGRHVVITGASSGIGRASAIAIAERGACVFALARNGEALDDLVTEIRSAGGQAYAFTCDVTDSASVEHTVKDILGRFDHVDYLVNNAGRSIRRSVVNSTDRLHDYERVMAVNYFGSVRMVLALLPHWRERRFGHVVNVSSAGVQANSPKYSAYLPSKAALDAFSEVVGTETLSDHITFTNIHMPLVKTPMIAPSRKLNPVPPISAEHAAAMVVRGLVDKPARIDTPLGTVADFGNYLTPKLSRRVLHQLYLGYPDSAAARGQIGENPPGTAGEPAQRRPKRPVRSGRALRVPRAVARPVKRAVRLVPGVHW from the coding sequence ATGCGCTATGTCGTTACCGGCGGTACCGGGTTTATCGGCCACCGAGTCATCACCCGGATTCTGTCCCTCGAACCCGGCGCCGAGGTGTGGGTTCTGGTGCGCCGTGAGTCGCTGACGCGGTTCGAGCGGCTGGCCCAGAACTGGGATGAGCGAGTGAAACCGCTGGTCGGTGACCTGACCGCGGCAGATCTCGGACTGTCCGACACTGACGTCGCGGAGTTGGGTGATGTCTCGCATGTGGTGCACTGCGCAGCCGTCTACGACATGACGATCGGTGAATCCGAACAGCGAGCGGCCAATGTGGAGGGCACCCGCGCGGTGATCGACCTGGCCCGGCGCCTGGACGCCACGTTGCACCACGTGTCTTCGATCGCCGTGGCCGGCAACCATCGGGGCGTGTTCACCGAGAACGATTTCGACGTCGCCCAGGACCTGCCCACGCCGTATCACCAGACCAAGTTCGAGGCCGAACTGCTGGTGCGCTCGACGCCGGGCCTGCGCTACCGGGTGTACCGACCGGCCGTCGTGGTGGGTGATTCGGCGACCGGTGAGATGGACAAGGTCGACGGCCCCTACTACTTCTTCGGCGTGCTGGCACGCCTGGCCGCCCTCCCCAGATTCACGCCGATGATGCTTCCCGACACGGGTAGGACCAACGTGGTGCCGGTGGACTATGTAGTTGAAGCCGTCGTCCACCTCCTGCACATCGACGACAAGGACGGCGAAACCTTCCACCTCACCGCACCGAAGACCATCGGGCTGCGCGACATCTACCGCGGTGTGGCAGGAGAGGCCGGACTGCCTCCGCTGCGCGGGTCGCTGCCACGGGCCACCGCCGCGCCTGTCCTTCAGGCACGGGGACGGGTCAAGGCGGTGCGCAACATCGTCGCCACCCAGCTGGGCATCCCCGGTGAGGTGCTCGACGTGGTCGAGCTGCGGCCGACCTTCACCGCAGACAACACCACCGCCGCGCTGCGCGGTACCGGGATCTCGGTACCCGAATTCTCTTCGTACGCACCGAAACTGTGGCGTTACTGGGCCCAGCACCTCGATCCCGACCGGGCCCGTCGCGACGATCCAGCCGGCCCCCTGGTCGGCAGGCACGTCGTCATCACCGGTGCTTCCAGCGGTATCGGCCGGGCTTCGGCCATCGCGATCGCCGAACGCGGCGCCTGCGTCTTCGCGCTGGCCCGCAACGGTGAGGCGCTCGACGACCTGGTCACCGAGATCCGCTCGGCCGGCGGGCAGGCCTACGCATTTACCTGCGATGTCACCGATTCGGCGTCGGTCGAGCACACCGTCAAGGACATCCTCGGCCGGTTCGACCACGTCGACTACCTGGTGAACAATGCCGGCCGGTCCATCCGCCGGTCGGTGGTGAACTCGACCGACCGCCTGCACGATTACGAACGGGTGATGGCGGTCAACTACTTCGGCTCGGTACGCATGGTGCTGGCGCTGCTGCCGCACTGGCGCGAGCGCCGGTTCGGCCACGTGGTCAACGTGTCCAGCGCGGGCGTGCAGGCCAACAGCCCGAAGTACAGCGCCTACCTGCCATCCAAGGCCGCACTCGACGCCTTCTCCGAGGTGGTCGGCACCGAGACCCTGTCGGATCACATCACCTTCACCAATATCCATATGCCCCTGGTGAAGACGCCGATGATCGCACCGTCGCGCAAGCTCAACCCCGTGCCGCCGATCTCTGCCGAGCATGCCGCGGCCATGGTGGTGCGCGGTCTGGTCGACAAGCCGGCCCGGATCGACACCCCGCTGGGCACCGTCGCTGATTTCGGCAATTACCTGACCCCGAAACTGTCGCGCCGCGTTCTGCATCAGCTGTATCTGGGCTATCCGGATTCAGCGGCCGCACGGGGCCAGATCGGTGAGAACCCTCCGGGGACCGCAGGCGAGCCGGCGCAACGGCGGCCGAAGCGGCCGGTCCGCAGCGGCCGCGCCCTGCGGGTCCCCCGTGCAGTGGCCCGCCCGGTCAAACGGGCGGTGCGGTTGGTGCCCGGCGTGCACTGGTAG
- a CDS encoding MaoC family dehydratase — MPLNPEAIGETTDPIPFDWTDRDTLLYAIGVGAGTADLAFTTENSHEIEQQVLPTYAVIACSAFPAALKIGTFNFGMLLHGSQEIRLHRPLPPAGKLSVVSEVVDIQDKGEGKNAVVMLKGIGTDPASGEVVAETLTTVVIRGEGGFGGQPGQRPVAPQIPDREPDAQVALPTREDQALIYRLSGDRNPLHSDPWFAKNLAGFPKPILHGLCTYGVAGRALVAELGGGDATKVQAVAARFSSPVFPGETLTTSIWRTEPGRAVFRTEAAGTDGADARLVLEDGVAEYSQ; from the coding sequence ATGCCCCTCAATCCGGAAGCCATTGGCGAGACCACCGATCCGATTCCGTTCGACTGGACCGACCGCGACACCCTGCTGTACGCCATCGGCGTGGGCGCGGGCACCGCAGATCTCGCGTTCACCACCGAGAACAGTCACGAGATCGAACAGCAGGTACTGCCGACGTATGCGGTGATCGCCTGCTCGGCCTTTCCGGCGGCGCTAAAGATCGGCACGTTCAACTTCGGCATGCTGCTACACGGCTCCCAGGAGATCCGGCTGCACCGGCCACTGCCCCCGGCCGGGAAGCTCAGCGTGGTCTCCGAGGTCGTCGACATCCAGGACAAGGGTGAGGGCAAGAACGCGGTGGTCATGCTCAAGGGCATCGGCACCGATCCGGCCAGCGGCGAGGTCGTCGCGGAAACCCTTACCACCGTGGTGATTCGGGGCGAAGGTGGATTCGGCGGGCAGCCGGGGCAACGTCCCGTGGCGCCGCAGATTCCCGATCGCGAACCGGACGCCCAGGTGGCGTTGCCCACCCGCGAGGATCAGGCGCTGATCTATCGACTGTCCGGGGACCGCAACCCGCTGCACAGCGATCCGTGGTTCGCGAAGAATCTGGCCGGGTTCCCGAAGCCGATCCTGCACGGTCTGTGCACCTACGGGGTGGCCGGGCGGGCGTTGGTTGCCGAACTCGGAGGCGGTGACGCCACGAAGGTTCAGGCGGTGGCTGCGCGGTTCAGTTCGCCGGTGTTCCCGGGTGAGACGCTGACCACGTCGATTTGGCGTACCGAACCGGGGCGGGCGGTGTTCCGCACCGAGGCTGCCGGGACCGACGGTGCCGATGCCCGCCTCGTGCTGGAGGACGGCGTCGCCGAGTATTCCCAGTGA
- a CDS encoding nitroreductase family protein: MTAEPALNLTVDELLTTTRSVRKRLDFEKPVSREVIMECLDLALQAPTGSNAQGWQWVFVEDPAKKKALADIYRANANPYLDLPKPERGDVRDQQMGAVTSSARYLTDNFEKAPVLLVPCLEGRPDGAPAGMSASFWGSLLPAVWSFMLALRSRGLGSAWTTLHLLGDGEKQAAELLGIPFDRYAQAGLFPIAYTVGTDFKKAKRLPAEQFSHWDSW, encoded by the coding sequence ATGACAGCCGAACCAGCCCTGAACTTGACCGTTGACGAACTGCTCACCACGACCCGCTCGGTGCGCAAACGCCTCGACTTCGAGAAGCCGGTCTCGCGTGAGGTGATCATGGAGTGCCTCGACCTGGCCCTACAGGCTCCGACCGGGTCGAATGCGCAAGGCTGGCAATGGGTTTTCGTCGAGGACCCGGCAAAGAAGAAGGCGTTGGCCGACATCTACCGGGCCAATGCCAATCCCTATCTCGACCTGCCCAAGCCGGAGCGCGGCGACGTCCGCGACCAGCAGATGGGTGCGGTAACGAGCTCCGCCAGATACCTCACCGACAACTTCGAGAAGGCCCCGGTGCTGTTGGTGCCATGCCTCGAAGGCCGTCCCGACGGCGCACCGGCGGGGATGAGTGCGTCTTTCTGGGGGTCCCTGCTGCCCGCGGTGTGGAGCTTCATGTTGGCGCTGCGGTCGCGGGGCCTGGGATCGGCCTGGACGACGCTGCACCTGCTCGGCGACGGCGAGAAGCAAGCCGCCGAACTGCTGGGCATTCCGTTCGATCGCTATGCCCAGGCGGGCCTGTTCCCGATCGCCTACACCGTGGGCACCGATTTCAAGAAGGCCAAGCGCCTTCCCGCCGAGCAGTTCTCACACTGGGACAGTTGGTGA
- a CDS encoding APC family permease, whose protein sequence is MTESASESASHQKLAGAEQSSGLVSKGLAAGKVGTFSGAILGISCVAPGYTLTASIGLIVAAVGLKMPAIFIAGFIPMFLTAYAYRELNSRAPDCGASFTWSTKSFGPYVGWMCGWGMVMASIIVLSNLAAIAVEFFYLFIARITNHPSIADLTDNKAINIVTTLVFLAIATAIASRGITTSERVQYVMVGFQMVVLLAFAVMAFVHVGRGDAPAGLSLDLDWFDPFTGLTFGVFAVGLTGSIFAFWGWDTCLTLGEESKDPTKVPGRAGLLCVLSILATYLLVAVAVMMYAGIGEEGLGLGNPDHEDNVFAALADPVLGSWAGPLLFLAILASSVASLQTTFLPAARAMLAMGAYKAFPSRFAEVSPRYLVPGFATITAGVVTGAFYTVVNLLSESALLDTIAALGIMICWYYGITAFACVWYFRRELFTSAHNMVFKFLFPLLGGIMLALVFVIAIRESMNPENGSGAAIGGIGLVFFMGFGILLLGAVLMFVWRSVNPAFFRGETLRHDTPSLVE, encoded by the coding sequence ATGACCGAGTCCGCATCGGAATCCGCGTCGCATCAAAAGCTTGCGGGTGCCGAGCAGTCCAGCGGGTTGGTGTCCAAGGGGCTCGCCGCAGGCAAGGTCGGCACGTTCTCGGGTGCGATCCTCGGGATTTCGTGCGTGGCACCCGGGTACACGCTGACCGCGAGCATCGGGTTGATCGTCGCCGCCGTCGGACTGAAGATGCCGGCGATCTTCATCGCCGGGTTCATCCCGATGTTCCTGACGGCCTACGCCTATCGCGAGCTGAACTCGCGTGCGCCCGACTGCGGGGCGTCGTTCACCTGGTCCACCAAGTCATTTGGCCCCTATGTCGGCTGGATGTGCGGGTGGGGCATGGTGATGGCCTCGATCATCGTGTTGTCCAACCTCGCCGCCATCGCGGTGGAGTTCTTCTATCTGTTCATCGCCAGGATCACCAACCATCCCTCGATCGCCGATCTCACCGACAACAAGGCCATCAACATCGTCACGACGCTGGTGTTCCTGGCCATCGCCACCGCCATCGCCAGTCGCGGTATCACGACCAGTGAGCGCGTGCAGTACGTCATGGTCGGCTTCCAGATGGTGGTGCTGCTGGCGTTCGCGGTGATGGCGTTCGTTCATGTGGGCCGCGGCGATGCGCCGGCCGGGCTGTCATTGGACCTGGATTGGTTCGATCCGTTCACCGGACTGACTTTCGGTGTGTTCGCCGTCGGCCTCACCGGATCGATCTTCGCCTTCTGGGGCTGGGACACCTGCCTGACGCTGGGGGAGGAGTCCAAGGACCCGACGAAGGTGCCGGGCCGGGCCGGACTGCTGTGCGTGCTCTCGATCCTGGCCACCTATCTGCTGGTTGCCGTCGCGGTGATGATGTACGCCGGCATCGGGGAAGAGGGTCTGGGGCTGGGTAATCCGGACCACGAGGACAACGTGTTCGCCGCGCTGGCCGATCCGGTGCTGGGCAGCTGGGCGGGACCGCTGCTGTTCCTGGCGATCCTGGCCTCGTCGGTGGCCAGCCTGCAGACCACCTTCCTGCCTGCCGCGCGGGCGATGCTGGCGATGGGTGCCTACAAGGCATTCCCGTCGCGCTTCGCCGAGGTCAGCCCGCGCTACCTGGTGCCCGGTTTCGCGACCATCACCGCAGGCGTGGTGACCGGCGCCTTCTACACCGTGGTGAATCTGCTGTCCGAGAGTGCCTTGCTGGATACCATTGCCGCCCTTGGCATCATGATCTGCTGGTACTACGGCATCACAGCATTCGCGTGCGTCTGGTATTTCCGTCGGGAGTTGTTCACCAGCGCCCACAACATGGTGTTCAAGTTCCTGTTCCCCCTGCTCGGCGGAATCATGCTGGCCTTGGTTTTCGTGATCGCGATCAGAGAGAGCATGAACCCGGAGAACGGCAGTGGTGCCGCGATCGGCGGTATCGGGCTGGTGTTCTTCATGGGTTTCGGCATCCTGCTGCTGGGCGCCGTGCTCATGTTCGTCTGGCGGTCGGTCAACCCAGCGTTCTTCCGAGGCGAGACACTCCGGCACGACACGCCGTCACTCGTGGAGTAG
- a CDS encoding XRE family transcriptional regulator: MGQNATLEGDSAVIVSLSEAAMHMYSAAIDALPFPEDKKFHKRADVVLSGLRKLRASLAEAAGSNRPSPAVIVALSGVRQRYDSLMSHAASAPGSSLGQQIYVTRIHAKLSAQEVANGAGLRDGLLDELEAGATPTDAEAAKIRDTIAALGGLPGDDHGIHAVPAPADFGSSDESQAGGWEPVLVSENAG; encoded by the coding sequence ATGGGACAAAACGCGACGCTGGAAGGTGATTCGGCGGTCATCGTCAGTCTGTCGGAAGCGGCGATGCACATGTATTCCGCCGCTATCGACGCACTGCCTTTCCCCGAGGACAAGAAGTTCCACAAGCGCGCCGACGTCGTCCTGTCCGGCCTGCGCAAGCTGCGTGCCTCGCTGGCCGAGGCGGCCGGCAGCAACCGGCCTTCCCCGGCGGTCATCGTGGCGCTCAGTGGGGTTCGTCAGCGGTACGACTCGCTGATGTCCCACGCCGCATCGGCACCGGGTTCCTCTCTGGGGCAGCAGATCTACGTCACCCGCATCCACGCCAAGCTGTCGGCGCAGGAAGTGGCCAATGGCGCCGGTCTGCGTGACGGTCTGCTCGACGAACTCGAGGCCGGCGCAACGCCGACGGACGCCGAGGCGGCGAAGATCCGCGACACGATCGCTGCGCTTGGCGGGTTGCCCGGCGACGACCATGGCATCCATGCTGTCCCCGCTCCGGCCGACTTCGGGTCGTCGGACGAGTCGCAGGCAGGCGGCTGGGAACCCGTGCTGGTCTCCGAGAACGCCGGCTGA
- a CDS encoding error-prone DNA polymerase, producing the protein MSWHNGPPSWSEMERVLSGQSPRPAAGGKPRRSGLPLEPAGDGGDSPAWSRKRSIYQPPELDRSRTSVRYAELHTHSAYSFLDGASTPEELVEEAARLNLRAIALTDHDGLYGAVRFAEAARELDVATVFGAELSLGNIPRTEDPDPPGPHLLVLARGPEGYRRLSREIAKAHLAGGEKGKPRYDFGGLTEAAGGHWHILTGCRKGHVRQALSRGGPEAAAAALADLVDRFGAGRVSIELTHHGHPCDDERNAILAGLASRFGIPVVATTGAHFAAPDRGRLAMAMAAIRARNSMDTAAGWLAPLGGSHLRSGEEMARRFGTEIVTAAADLGEQCSFGLALIAPQLPPYPDVPSGETEDSWLRHLVMAGAAERYGPVDNAEKAYAQIEHELRIIEQLKFPGYFLVVHDITRFCRDNDILCQGRGSAANSAVCYALKVTNVDPIANELLFERFLSPARDGPPDIDIDIESDLRENVIQYVYERYGRDYAAQVANVITYRGRSAVRDMARALGFSQGQQDAWSKQLSRWNGRPDSPEAKDIPQPVIELATQIANLPRHLGIHSGGMVICDRPIADVCPVEWARMANRSVLQWDKDDCAAIGLVKFDLLGLGMLSALHYAIDLLAEHKGIAVDLAKLDLSEPAVYEMLQKADSVGVFQVESRAQMATLPRLKPREFYDLVVEVALIRPGPIQGGSVHPYIRRRNGLEEVTYDHPSMESALKKTLGIPLFQEQLMQLAVDCAGFTAAEADQLRRAMGSKRSTEKMRRLRSRFYDGMRDLHGINGEVAERIYEKLEAFANFGFPESHSLSFASLVFYSSWFKLHHPAAFCAALLRAQPMGFYSPQSLVADARRHGVTVHGPGVNASLAYATCENRGMDVRLGLGSVRHIGDELAQRLVDERDANGPFTTLIDLTNRVQLSVPQTEALATAGALGCFGVSRREALWAAGAAATQRPDRLPGVGSSSHVPPLPGMSALELSAADVWATGISPDSYPTQYLRAGLDALGVVPADKLLDVVDGTRILVAGAVTHRQRPATAQGVTFMNLEDETGMVNVLCAPGVWARYRKLAQTSPALVVRGIVQNASGAITVIADRMEPVALRVGSRSRDFR; encoded by the coding sequence GTGAGTTGGCATAACGGGCCGCCGAGCTGGTCGGAGATGGAGCGGGTGCTCTCTGGCCAGTCGCCGCGGCCCGCCGCGGGTGGCAAGCCCCGCCGTTCCGGCCTGCCGTTGGAGCCCGCCGGCGACGGCGGGGACAGCCCGGCCTGGTCGCGTAAGCGCAGCATCTATCAGCCGCCGGAACTCGACCGGTCGCGAACGTCGGTCCGTTACGCCGAACTGCACACGCACAGCGCCTACAGCTTCCTCGACGGCGCGAGTACGCCGGAGGAGTTGGTCGAGGAGGCGGCCCGGCTGAACCTGCGGGCGATCGCGCTGACCGATCACGACGGGCTCTACGGCGCCGTCCGGTTCGCCGAGGCGGCCAGGGAGCTGGACGTGGCCACGGTCTTCGGCGCCGAGCTGTCGCTGGGGAACATTCCCCGCACCGAGGATCCCGATCCGCCCGGCCCGCATCTGCTGGTGCTGGCCCGCGGGCCGGAGGGTTACCGGCGGTTGTCCCGCGAGATCGCCAAGGCGCATCTGGCCGGTGGTGAGAAAGGCAAGCCCCGCTACGACTTCGGCGGGCTCACCGAGGCCGCTGGTGGGCACTGGCACATCCTCACGGGCTGTCGTAAAGGTCATGTCCGCCAGGCGCTTTCCCGCGGTGGGCCCGAAGCTGCCGCTGCCGCGCTGGCCGATCTGGTGGACCGGTTCGGAGCCGGCCGGGTCAGCATCGAGCTCACCCATCACGGCCATCCGTGTGACGACGAACGCAATGCCATCCTGGCCGGGCTGGCGTCGCGGTTCGGGATACCGGTGGTGGCCACCACCGGGGCGCACTTCGCAGCGCCTGACCGGGGTCGGCTGGCCATGGCGATGGCGGCGATCCGGGCCCGCAACTCGATGGACACCGCAGCCGGGTGGCTGGCCCCGCTCGGCGGGTCTCATCTGCGCTCGGGGGAGGAGATGGCCCGGCGGTTCGGTACCGAGATCGTGACGGCTGCAGCCGATCTCGGTGAGCAGTGCTCTTTCGGTCTGGCGCTCATCGCCCCGCAGCTGCCGCCGTACCCAGATGTACCGTCCGGCGAAACCGAGGACAGTTGGCTGCGGCATCTGGTCATGGCGGGAGCGGCCGAGCGGTACGGGCCCGTCGACAACGCAGAAAAGGCCTACGCGCAGATCGAACACGAACTGCGGATCATCGAGCAGCTGAAGTTCCCCGGCTATTTCCTCGTGGTCCACGACATCACCCGGTTCTGCCGGGACAACGACATCCTTTGTCAGGGTAGGGGATCGGCGGCCAACTCGGCGGTCTGCTACGCGCTGAAGGTCACCAACGTCGACCCGATCGCCAATGAGCTGCTGTTCGAACGGTTCCTGTCCCCGGCTCGCGACGGGCCGCCCGATATCGACATCGACATCGAATCGGACTTGCGCGAGAACGTCATTCAGTACGTATACGAGCGCTACGGTCGGGACTACGCCGCCCAGGTAGCCAACGTCATCACCTATCGCGGACGCAGCGCGGTCCGCGACATGGCCCGGGCGTTGGGGTTCTCCCAGGGGCAGCAGGACGCCTGGAGTAAGCAGCTCAGCCGGTGGAATGGGCGTCCCGACTCGCCGGAGGCGAAAGACATCCCGCAGCCGGTGATCGAGCTGGCCACCCAGATCGCCAATCTGCCTCGGCACCTCGGCATCCACTCCGGCGGCATGGTGATCTGTGACCGCCCGATCGCCGACGTGTGCCCGGTGGAGTGGGCCCGCATGGCCAACCGCAGCGTACTGCAGTGGGACAAAGATGACTGTGCGGCAATAGGTTTGGTGAAGTTCGACCTGCTCGGCCTCGGCATGCTCTCGGCCCTGCACTACGCCATCGACCTGCTGGCCGAGCACAAGGGCATCGCTGTCGACCTGGCCAAACTGGATCTGTCCGAACCGGCGGTCTACGAGATGCTGCAGAAGGCCGACTCGGTCGGGGTGTTCCAGGTCGAGTCCCGCGCGCAGATGGCCACCCTGCCCCGGCTCAAGCCACGCGAGTTCTACGACCTGGTGGTCGAGGTGGCGTTGATCCGGCCGGGCCCGATCCAGGGTGGTTCGGTGCACCCCTATATCCGTCGCCGCAATGGTTTGGAGGAGGTCACCTATGACCATCCGTCGATGGAATCCGCGCTGAAGAAAACGCTGGGCATCCCGTTGTTCCAGGAGCAGCTCATGCAATTGGCGGTCGACTGTGCGGGTTTCACCGCGGCCGAGGCCGACCAGCTGCGCCGGGCGATGGGTTCCAAACGCTCCACCGAGAAGATGCGGCGGCTACGCAGCCGGTTCTACGACGGCATGCGTGACCTTCACGGCATCAACGGCGAGGTGGCCGAGCGCATCTACGAGAAGCTGGAGGCGTTCGCCAATTTCGGTTTCCCGGAAAGTCATTCGCTGAGCTTCGCGTCGCTGGTGTTCTATTCGTCGTGGTTCAAACTGCACCATCCGGCGGCGTTCTGCGCGGCACTGCTGCGGGCCCAGCCGATGGGGTTCTATTCACCGCAGTCCCTGGTCGCCGACGCGCGCAGGCACGGAGTGACGGTGCACGGTCCCGGTGTGAACGCCAGCCTGGCCTACGCGACGTGCGAGAACCGCGGCATGGATGTGCGGCTCGGCCTGGGCAGTGTCCGCCACATCGGTGACGAGTTGGCCCAACGGCTGGTCGATGAACGAGATGCCAACGGGCCGTTCACCACCCTGATCGACCTGACCAACCGGGTGCAGCTGTCCGTGCCGCAGACCGAGGCGCTGGCCACCGCCGGTGCGCTGGGTTGTTTCGGGGTCAGTCGGCGCGAGGCGCTGTGGGCGGCGGGCGCGGCGGCCACCCAGCGGCCGGACCGGTTGCCAGGGGTGGGCTCTTCCTCGCACGTGCCGCCGCTACCGGGGATGAGCGCCCTGGAGTTGTCGGCCGCCGACGTGTGGGCCACCGGCATCTCACCGGACAGCTATCCGACTCAGTACCTGCGCGCCGGCCTCGACGCTCTCGGTGTTGTCCCCGCCGACAAGTTGCTGGACGTTGTCGACGGAACCCGAATCCTGGTTGCCGGGGCGGTGACTCACCGCCAGCGCCCGGCGACCGCACAGGGGGTGACGTTCATGAACCTGGAAGACGAGACCGGGATGGTCAACGTGCTGTGCGCCCCCGGGGTGTGGGCGCGCTACCGCAAGCTGGCGCAGACGTCCCCGGCACTGGTGGTGCGTGGCATCGTCCAGAACGCCAGCGGTGCGATCACCGTGATCGCCGACCGGATGGAACCAGTCGCGCTGCGGGTCGGCTCCCGATCGCGAGACTTCCGCTGA
- a CDS encoding nucleoside hydrolase gives MPVFADVDTGVDDAMALAYLFASPEAELVGIASTAGNVPVQQVCTNNLGLLELCGVTGIPVSKGAEQPLSAPLRTAEDTHGPQGLGYAQLPDSDRLLTAHDAAEAWVRAAHAHPGELIGLATGPLTNLALAMRAEPTLPKLLRRLVIMGGAFDYRGNTTPVSEWNISVDPESAAEVFSGWNAAWGLDKATHVPIVLGLNLTENIAMTPALLNRLAASAGSPSAAMSVLDERGTRSTADNPLIRVLEDAMRFYFEFHFDTGDGYLAHLHDPLAAAVALDPGLVSYRETTVDVELRGSLTRGMTVADWRGHWGRRPNALIGTEVDPTVFFDRFISRVGTFAQRLG, from the coding sequence ATGCCCGTGTTCGCCGACGTCGACACCGGTGTCGATGATGCGATGGCCCTGGCATATCTGTTCGCCAGTCCCGAGGCCGAGTTGGTCGGTATCGCATCGACCGCGGGAAATGTTCCGGTGCAACAGGTCTGCACCAACAACCTGGGCCTGCTGGAGCTGTGCGGGGTGACCGGGATCCCGGTCTCCAAGGGGGCCGAGCAGCCGCTGAGCGCACCGCTGCGCACCGCCGAGGACACCCACGGGCCACAGGGCCTGGGATATGCGCAGTTACCGGACAGCGACCGACTGCTCACCGCACACGACGCCGCCGAGGCCTGGGTGCGGGCCGCACACGCGCACCCGGGTGAATTGATCGGACTGGCCACCGGACCCCTGACCAACCTGGCGTTGGCCATGCGCGCCGAACCCACCCTGCCCAAGCTGCTGCGCCGGCTGGTGATCATGGGCGGGGCCTTCGACTACCGCGGCAACACCACACCGGTGTCGGAATGGAACATCAGCGTGGACCCCGAGTCCGCCGCCGAGGTATTCAGCGGCTGGAACGCCGCCTGGGGTCTCGACAAGGCCACCCATGTGCCAATCGTGCTGGGCCTCAACCTCACCGAGAACATCGCGATGACGCCTGCGCTGCTGAATCGACTGGCGGCGTCAGCCGGGTCGCCGTCGGCGGCGATGAGCGTGCTCGACGAGCGGGGCACCCGGTCGACGGCTGACAATCCGTTGATCCGCGTCCTCGAGGATGCCATGAGGTTCTACTTCGAGTTCCATTTCGACACCGGCGACGGGTACCTGGCCCACCTGCACGATCCCCTGGCCGCCGCAGTCGCGCTGGACCCCGGTTTGGTGAGCTACCGGGAAACCACGGTCGACGTCGAACTGAGGGGCAGTCTGACCCGCGGCATGACAGTGGCCGACTGGCGCGGGCACTGGGGCCGTCGACCCAATGCGCTCATCGGCACAGAGGTCGACCCGACGGTGTTCTTCGACCGGTTCATCAGCCGCGTGGGCACCTTCGCGCAGCGCCTGGGCTGA